Proteins co-encoded in one Montipora capricornis isolate CH-2021 chromosome 12, ASM3666992v2, whole genome shotgun sequence genomic window:
- the LOC138026025 gene encoding probable diacyglycerol O-acyltransferase tgs1 isoform X1, with amino-acid sequence MGDGEVVKTKQSNGTMEANGHVPNRKSDKRRSTKTVTIRLRSRVYIQTMSFLLCTVWFLLECLLCYAVIVVLLTPLLPFIAVFYMLKTAERLTVKITSNGIRLTAMDALWQQTCDENRLVINALIFVENRGIFDEGVKSFRQTILERMVNATNSKGELLYPRSRCYIQPGWFQYFFQEDPSFRIENHVFKWEGDVPRSKDELAAVVSKLSNEALPEGRPPWYFCCIPTNFGDNDMAVLCRIKHSFADGTSLIKFVNFHLSDAGTPQNLIKKFSSKGRSLLLAKALLIVPRYCLKLLLSLADRSILHGPNLSGVKKVAWHEAFELKLIKEIKTATGTTVNDVLMSCLSLAVRRYFQRKGVENPDDLIASVPVDVRSPASLMNCSFENKFSLVFPKLALATGDVLKQLYETKARMDQTKVSGAPLASAAVIFLGLELLPECVISKVYRFITQKSSCVISNVPGPQQLFSLQGCHVKYMVFWPPQKDNIGVGLSIYSYAGQVIVGVQGDVSVLSDPEIVVEEFGNAVNEMARRVLHADKPISNGSFPGPKVFKTGVQVNS; translated from the exons ATGGGCGACGGGGAAGTGGTAAAAACGAAGCAAAGCAACGGTACGATGGAGGCAAATGGACATGTCCCTAATCGAAAAAGTGATAAAAGGAGAAGTACAAAGACGGTGACCATTCGGTTGAGATCCCGTGTTTATATACAGACGATGTCCTTTTTGCTGTGTACTGTTTGGTTCTTGCTAGAGTGTCTGCTATGCTATGCAGTTATTGTTGTTCTGCTTACTCCTCTTCTTCCGTTTATCGCGGTGTTCTACATGTTAAAGACAGCTGAGCGCCTGACCGTGAAGATTACTTCTAATGGAATTCGCTTGACAGCAATGGACGCCCTATGGCAACAGACGTGCGACGAGAATCGACTAGTCATTAACGCGCTCATTTTTGTCGAAAACCGAGGCATCTTTGATGAGGGAGTGAAGTCATTCCGCCAAACTATTTTAGAACGCATGGTAAATGCAACAAACAGCAAAGGAGAACTACTCTACCCTAGAAGTCGCTGCTATATTCAACCAGGTTGGTTCCAGTACTTTTTCCAGGAAGACCCTTCCTTCAGGATTGAAAATCACGTGTTTAAATGGGAGGGAGATGTACCTCGTTCAAAGGACGAATTAGCAGCCGTTGTTTCGAAGCTCAGCAATGAAGCTCTGCCTGAAGGTAGACCTCCCTGGTACTTTTGCTGTATCCCAACCAACTTTGGTGACAATGACATGGCTGTATTGTGCAGAATAAAGCACTCATTTGCTGATGGAACATCCTTAATTAAATTCGTCAATTTCCATCTTTCAGATGCAGGAACACCTCaaaatttgattaaaaaattcTCATCAAAAGGCAGGTCACTCCTTCTGGCTAAGGCATTACTAATTGTACCAAGGTATTGCCTCAAGTTGCTACTCTCATTGGCTGACCGGTCCATTTTACACGGGCCAAATCTCAGTGGAGTGAAAAAGGTTGCATGGCATGAAGCATTTGAACTGAAGCTGATAAAAGAGATCAAGACAGCCACCGGCACAACTGTTAATGATGTGTTGATGTCTTGTCTTTCCCTGGCAGTTAGGAGGTATTTCCAGAGGAAAGGTGTTGAAAATCCTGATGATCTCATTGCATCTGTTCCTGTAGATGTTCGGTCACCAGCCTCATTAATGAACTGttcttttgaaaataaattctCGTTAGTTTTCCCCAAGCTTGCACTAGCCACTGGTGATGTTTTAAAGCAACTGTATGAAACGAAAGCCCGCATGGATCAAACAAAAGTGTCTGGGGCACCGCTTGCCTCAGCTGCTGTAATTTTTCTTGGGCTGGAACTGTTACCAGAGTGTGTGATTTCTAAGGTATATAGATTTATCACCCAAAAATCTAGTTGTGTCATTTCAAATGTGCCTGGTCCACAGCAGTTGTTCTCTTTACAAGGCTGCCATGTAAAGTACATGGTATTTTGGCCTCCTCAGAAGGATAATATTGGAGTTGGACTATCCATTTACTCATATGCTGGGCAAGTTATTGTTGGAGTTCAAGGAGATGTTTCTGTGCTGTCAGATCCAGAGATTGTTGTAGAAGAATTTGGAAATGCCGTGAATGAGATGGCCAGACGTGTTCTGCATGCTGATAAGCCGATCAGCAATGGAAGTTTCCCTGGTCCTAAAG TTTTCAAGACAGGCGTGCAAGTGAATTCTTAG
- the LOC138026025 gene encoding probable diacyglycerol O-acyltransferase tgs1 isoform X3, protein MGDGEVVKTKQSNGTMEANGHVPNRKSDKRRSTKTVTIRLRSRVYIQTMSFLLCTVWFLLECLLCYAVIVVLLTPLLPFIAVFYMLKTAERLTVKITSNGIRLTAMDALWQQTCDENRLVINALIFVENRGIFDEGVKSFRQTILERMVNATNSKGELLYPRSRCYIQPGWFQYFFQEDPSFRIENHVFKWEGDVPRSKDELAAVVSKLSNEALPEGRPPWYFCCIPTNFGDNDMAVLCRIKHSFADGTSLIKFVNFHLSDAGTPQNLIKKFSSKGRSLLLAKALLIVPRYCLKLLLSLADRSILHGPNLSGVKKVAWHEAFELKLIKEIKTATGTTVNDVLMSCLSLAVRRYFQRKGVENPDDLIASVPVDVRSPASLMNCSFENKFSLVFPKLALATGDVLKQLYETKARMDQTKVSGAPLASAAVIFLGLELLPECVISKVYRFITQKSSCVISNVPGPQQLFSLQGCHVKYMVFWPPQKDNIGVGLSIYSYAGQVIVGVQGDVSVLSDPEIVVEEFGNAVNEMARRVLHADKPISNGSFPGPKG, encoded by the exons ATGGGCGACGGGGAAGTGGTAAAAACGAAGCAAAGCAACGGTACGATGGAGGCAAATGGACATGTCCCTAATCGAAAAAGTGATAAAAGGAGAAGTACAAAGACGGTGACCATTCGGTTGAGATCCCGTGTTTATATACAGACGATGTCCTTTTTGCTGTGTACTGTTTGGTTCTTGCTAGAGTGTCTGCTATGCTATGCAGTTATTGTTGTTCTGCTTACTCCTCTTCTTCCGTTTATCGCGGTGTTCTACATGTTAAAGACAGCTGAGCGCCTGACCGTGAAGATTACTTCTAATGGAATTCGCTTGACAGCAATGGACGCCCTATGGCAACAGACGTGCGACGAGAATCGACTAGTCATTAACGCGCTCATTTTTGTCGAAAACCGAGGCATCTTTGATGAGGGAGTGAAGTCATTCCGCCAAACTATTTTAGAACGCATGGTAAATGCAACAAACAGCAAAGGAGAACTACTCTACCCTAGAAGTCGCTGCTATATTCAACCAGGTTGGTTCCAGTACTTTTTCCAGGAAGACCCTTCCTTCAGGATTGAAAATCACGTGTTTAAATGGGAGGGAGATGTACCTCGTTCAAAGGACGAATTAGCAGCCGTTGTTTCGAAGCTCAGCAATGAAGCTCTGCCTGAAGGTAGACCTCCCTGGTACTTTTGCTGTATCCCAACCAACTTTGGTGACAATGACATGGCTGTATTGTGCAGAATAAAGCACTCATTTGCTGATGGAACATCCTTAATTAAATTCGTCAATTTCCATCTTTCAGATGCAGGAACACCTCaaaatttgattaaaaaattcTCATCAAAAGGCAGGTCACTCCTTCTGGCTAAGGCATTACTAATTGTACCAAGGTATTGCCTCAAGTTGCTACTCTCATTGGCTGACCGGTCCATTTTACACGGGCCAAATCTCAGTGGAGTGAAAAAGGTTGCATGGCATGAAGCATTTGAACTGAAGCTGATAAAAGAGATCAAGACAGCCACCGGCACAACTGTTAATGATGTGTTGATGTCTTGTCTTTCCCTGGCAGTTAGGAGGTATTTCCAGAGGAAAGGTGTTGAAAATCCTGATGATCTCATTGCATCTGTTCCTGTAGATGTTCGGTCACCAGCCTCATTAATGAACTGttcttttgaaaataaattctCGTTAGTTTTCCCCAAGCTTGCACTAGCCACTGGTGATGTTTTAAAGCAACTGTATGAAACGAAAGCCCGCATGGATCAAACAAAAGTGTCTGGGGCACCGCTTGCCTCAGCTGCTGTAATTTTTCTTGGGCTGGAACTGTTACCAGAGTGTGTGATTTCTAAGGTATATAGATTTATCACCCAAAAATCTAGTTGTGTCATTTCAAATGTGCCTGGTCCACAGCAGTTGTTCTCTTTACAAGGCTGCCATGTAAAGTACATGGTATTTTGGCCTCCTCAGAAGGATAATATTGGAGTTGGACTATCCATTTACTCATATGCTGGGCAAGTTATTGTTGGAGTTCAAGGAGATGTTTCTGTGCTGTCAGATCCAGAGATTGTTGTAGAAGAATTTGGAAATGCCGTGAATGAGATGGCCAGACGTGTTCTGCATGCTGATAAGCCGATCAGCAATGGAAGTTTCCCTGGTCCTAAAG gttga
- the LOC138026027 gene encoding COA8 family protein Y39B6A.34, mitochondrial-like: MKSIWRIEYLVGLSKRQYVFNTFLGNRWKAVNREICTVSVNRTAKNRSMAWPTTRRKFNLVGPRDNKSNIRKIIYAKTRDEKLTEKIFRERQQELNMWHQTFWEKQNEKFYQSKKAFLKVRGRDTGIETKKDFADDLSKFYKNFLDGHYQVHSQYLRVWYLKNFQLLWMALQVSTTRFFNKVIPWRSR; this comes from the exons ATGAAGTCGATCTGGAGAATCGAATATCTAGTAGGACTGAGTAAAAGACAGTATGTTTTTAATACGTTTTTGGGGAATAGATGGAAGGCCGTTAACCGAGAGATTTGCACTGTCAGTGTCAACAGG ACTGCAAAAAATCGCTCGATGGCATGGCCTACAACACGTAGGAAATTTAACTTAGTAGGGCCACGAGACAACAAGTCAAACATCAGAAAAATAATCTATGCAAAAACAAGGGATGAAAAACTAACT gagaaGATATTCCGAGAGCGACAACAAGAGCTGAACATGTGGCACCAAACATTctgggaaaaacaaaatgaaaaattttaccAA TCCAAGAAGGCATTTCTAAAGGTGAGAGGAAGGGACACTGGAATTGAAACCA AAAAGGATTTTGCTGATGATTTATCAAAATTTTACAAGAACTTTTTAGATGGACACTATCAAGTGCACTCTCAGTACTTAAG GGTGTGGTATTTGAAGAATTTTCAGCTGTTATGGATGGCACTGCAGGTGTCGACTACacgatttttcaacaaagttatCCCCTGGAGATCAAGATGA
- the LOC138026238 gene encoding putative diacyglycerol O-acyltransferase MT1809, with product MIRLFLSTVLFVAECLLCYVMLALVLGPMIPFISVFYIFKVAERVIVKVTSGAFPLPSLDAVFVTEKDEDQANINALLCFENRGNVEDEINNIRQAILERLVDAKKTNGELLYPKVRCYFRPGWFQYFLQKDDCFKIEKHVFKWQGDVPRSKDELAAIVSKLSNEPLPEGRSPWYGCCIPTNFGDNDIVVMVKMNHAIADGISLARFLTQKFSDTVIPAKHSQNVSTTSRKLFLAKAALTTPRHLFKLLFSSADRSILHGPNLSGVKKAAWYEAFDLKLIKEIKTATGTTVNDVLMSCLSLALRRYSQRKGVKNPDDLTISIPVNLRSSALSKELAFENNVSFIYPELAVATDGILKQLYETKTRMNEAKVSAEPLASAAVLFLSQELCPGFLTSKANNFLISKASCIFSNVPGPQQMLTVKGSRIKYMIFWPPHKGNTGVGLSIFTYAGHVIFGAYGDISVLSDPEIIVEEFGSAVNEMARCFRGHNNSCISNGQP from the coding sequence ATGATCCGTTTATTTCTGTCAACTGTATTATTCGTCGCAGAATGTCTTCTATGCTATGTAATGCTTGCCCTTGTCTTGGGTCCTATGATTCCATTTATCTCAGTTTTTTACATCTTTAAGGTGGCTGAGCGTGTTATAGTGAAGGTTACGTCAGGTGCATTTCCCTTGCCTAGCTTAGACGCCGTATTTGTAACAGAAAAAGACGAGGATCAAGCCAATATCAATGCGTTGCTTTGCTTCGAAAATAGAGGCAACGTTGAAGATGAAATAAACAACATTCGCCAAGCTATTTTAGAACGGCTAGTTGATGCAAAGAAAACCAATGGAGAATTGCTCTATCCCAAAGTTCGGTGCTATTTTAGACCTGGTTGGTTCCAGTATTTCTTGCAGAAAGATGACTGCTTCAAGATTGAAAAGCACGTATTCAAATGGCAAGGAGACGTTCCCCGTTCAAAGGACGAGTTGGCAGCCATTGTTTCAAAGCTGAGCAACGAACCCCTTCCTGAAGGAAGGTCTCCCTGGTATGGCTGTTGTATTCCAACAAACTTTGGTGACAACGATATTGTAGTTATGGTCAAAATGAACCACGCTATAGCTGATGGTATTTCTTTAGCAAGATTCCTCACTCAAAAGTTTTCAGATACAGTTATTCCTGCAAAACATTCTCAAAACGTTTCAACGACAAGCAGGAAACTCTTTCTGGCCAAAGCAGCGTTGACGACGCCGAGACACCTTTTCAAGTTGCTATTCTCATCTGCTGACCGGTCCATTTTACACGGGCCAAATCTCAGTGGAGTGAAAAAGGCTGCATGGTATGAAGCATTTGATTTGAAGTTGATAAAAGAGATCAAGACAGCCACTGGCACAACTGTTAATGACGTGTTGATGTCTTGTCTTTCTCTGGCACTGAGAAGATACTCCCAGAGAAAAGGTGTTAAGAATCCTGATGACTTGACCATATCCATCCCTGTAAACTTACGTTCATCAGCTTTATCTAAAGAGcttgcatttgaaaacaatgtatCCTTCATCTACCCAGAACTTGCCGTAGCTACTGACGGAATCCTCAAGCAGTTATATGAAACAAAAACCCGCATGAACGAAGCCAAAGTGTCTGCTGAACCCTTAGCCTCGGCTGCTGTATTATTCCTTTCGCAAGAACTTTGTCCCGGATTTTTAACATCTAAAGCCAATAATTTCTTGATCAGTAAAGCGAGCTGTATTTTTTCAAATGTCCCTGGTCCACAACAGATGCTCACCGTTAAAGGTAGCCGCATAAAATACATGATATTTTGGCCTCCTCATAAAGGAAATACCGGAGTAGGACTATCTATTTTCACATATGCAGGGCACGTTATTTTTGGAGCTTATGGCGATATCTCTGTACTGTCAGATCCCGAGATTATTGTAGAAGAATTTGGAAGCGCTGTGAATGAGATGGCTAGATGCTTCCGTGGCCATAATAACAGCTGTATCAGCAATGGACAACCCTAG
- the LOC138026025 gene encoding probable diacyglycerol O-acyltransferase tgs1 isoform X2, with product MGDGEVVKTKQSNGTMEANGHVPNRKSDKRRSTKTVTIRLRSRVYIQTMSFLLCTVWFLLECLLCYAVIVVLLTPLLPFIAVFYMLKTAERLTVKITSNGIRLTAMDALWQQTCDENRLVINALIFVENRGIFDEGVKSFRQTILERMVNATNSKGELLYPRSRCYIQPGWFQYFFQEDPSFRIENHVFKWEGDVPRSKDELAAVVSKLSNEALPEGRPPWYFCCIPTNFGDNDMAVLCRIKHSFADGTSLIKFVNFHLSDAGTPQNLIKKFSSKGRSLLLAKALLIVPRYCLKLLLSLADRSILHGPNLSGVKKVAWHEAFELKLIKEIKTATGTTVNDVLMSCLSLAVRRYFQRKGVENPDDLIASVPVDVRSPASLMNCSFENKFSLVFPKLALATGDVLKQLYETKARMDQTKVSGAPLASAAVIFLGLELLPECVISKVYRFITQKSSCVISNVPGPQQLFSLQGCHVKYMVFWPPQKDNIGVGLSIYSYAGQVIVGVQGDVSVLSDPEIVVEEFGNAVNEMARRVLHADKPISNGSFPGPKGAPGCSPS from the exons ATGGGCGACGGGGAAGTGGTAAAAACGAAGCAAAGCAACGGTACGATGGAGGCAAATGGACATGTCCCTAATCGAAAAAGTGATAAAAGGAGAAGTACAAAGACGGTGACCATTCGGTTGAGATCCCGTGTTTATATACAGACGATGTCCTTTTTGCTGTGTACTGTTTGGTTCTTGCTAGAGTGTCTGCTATGCTATGCAGTTATTGTTGTTCTGCTTACTCCTCTTCTTCCGTTTATCGCGGTGTTCTACATGTTAAAGACAGCTGAGCGCCTGACCGTGAAGATTACTTCTAATGGAATTCGCTTGACAGCAATGGACGCCCTATGGCAACAGACGTGCGACGAGAATCGACTAGTCATTAACGCGCTCATTTTTGTCGAAAACCGAGGCATCTTTGATGAGGGAGTGAAGTCATTCCGCCAAACTATTTTAGAACGCATGGTAAATGCAACAAACAGCAAAGGAGAACTACTCTACCCTAGAAGTCGCTGCTATATTCAACCAGGTTGGTTCCAGTACTTTTTCCAGGAAGACCCTTCCTTCAGGATTGAAAATCACGTGTTTAAATGGGAGGGAGATGTACCTCGTTCAAAGGACGAATTAGCAGCCGTTGTTTCGAAGCTCAGCAATGAAGCTCTGCCTGAAGGTAGACCTCCCTGGTACTTTTGCTGTATCCCAACCAACTTTGGTGACAATGACATGGCTGTATTGTGCAGAATAAAGCACTCATTTGCTGATGGAACATCCTTAATTAAATTCGTCAATTTCCATCTTTCAGATGCAGGAACACCTCaaaatttgattaaaaaattcTCATCAAAAGGCAGGTCACTCCTTCTGGCTAAGGCATTACTAATTGTACCAAGGTATTGCCTCAAGTTGCTACTCTCATTGGCTGACCGGTCCATTTTACACGGGCCAAATCTCAGTGGAGTGAAAAAGGTTGCATGGCATGAAGCATTTGAACTGAAGCTGATAAAAGAGATCAAGACAGCCACCGGCACAACTGTTAATGATGTGTTGATGTCTTGTCTTTCCCTGGCAGTTAGGAGGTATTTCCAGAGGAAAGGTGTTGAAAATCCTGATGATCTCATTGCATCTGTTCCTGTAGATGTTCGGTCACCAGCCTCATTAATGAACTGttcttttgaaaataaattctCGTTAGTTTTCCCCAAGCTTGCACTAGCCACTGGTGATGTTTTAAAGCAACTGTATGAAACGAAAGCCCGCATGGATCAAACAAAAGTGTCTGGGGCACCGCTTGCCTCAGCTGCTGTAATTTTTCTTGGGCTGGAACTGTTACCAGAGTGTGTGATTTCTAAGGTATATAGATTTATCACCCAAAAATCTAGTTGTGTCATTTCAAATGTGCCTGGTCCACAGCAGTTGTTCTCTTTACAAGGCTGCCATGTAAAGTACATGGTATTTTGGCCTCCTCAGAAGGATAATATTGGAGTTGGACTATCCATTTACTCATATGCTGGGCAAGTTATTGTTGGAGTTCAAGGAGATGTTTCTGTGCTGTCAGATCCAGAGATTGTTGTAGAAGAATTTGGAAATGCCGTGAATGAGATGGCCAGACGTGTTCTGCATGCTGATAAGCCGATCAGCAATGGAAGTTTCCCTGGTCCTAAAG GTGCCCCAGGATGCTCCCCCAGTTGA